The following proteins are co-located in the Polymorphospora rubra genome:
- a CDS encoding carbohydrate ABC transporter permease, whose amino-acid sequence MSQTLTPHRPTAKPAARPAARPRRRRGSILGRIGLAVALTVALAPALFVFFWMLTSSFKQQVDIYSIPPKWFDFTPTLDNYRDALTRTPFGRYMTNSLVVAACSSLLGLAIGVPAAYSIARYRQTKLSLSLLTARLLPGVAYLVPFFVAFTALRMVGTYPALILSHVIITFPLTVFIMVNFFAALPEEVYDAAQVDGCGKLETFWRIAVPLTRPGMLTAGILAFIFSWNDFKMALILSDGDSRTLPVAVFNFVHEASLDWGPMMAYASIIMLPVFVLTLAAQRHIVTGMTMGSVK is encoded by the coding sequence ATGTCCCAGACCCTGACCCCGCACCGACCGACCGCGAAGCCGGCCGCCCGGCCGGCGGCCCGCCCCCGGCGCAGGCGGGGGTCGATCCTCGGCCGGATCGGGCTTGCCGTCGCCCTCACCGTCGCGCTCGCCCCGGCCCTGTTCGTGTTCTTCTGGATGCTGACCTCGTCGTTCAAGCAGCAGGTCGACATCTACTCGATCCCGCCGAAGTGGTTCGACTTCACACCCACGCTGGACAACTACCGGGACGCGCTGACCCGCACCCCGTTCGGCCGCTACATGACCAACAGCCTGGTCGTCGCCGCCTGCTCCAGCCTGCTCGGGCTGGCGATCGGCGTGCCGGCGGCGTACAGCATCGCCCGCTACCGGCAGACCAAGCTGTCGCTGTCGCTGCTGACCGCCCGGCTGCTGCCCGGCGTCGCCTACCTGGTGCCGTTCTTCGTCGCGTTCACCGCGCTGCGGATGGTCGGCACCTACCCGGCGCTGATCCTGTCGCACGTCATCATCACGTTCCCGCTCACCGTCTTCATCATGGTGAACTTCTTCGCCGCCCTGCCCGAGGAGGTCTACGACGCGGCGCAGGTCGACGGGTGCGGGAAGCTGGAGACGTTTTGGCGGATCGCCGTGCCGCTGACCCGACCCGGCATGCTCACCGCCGGCATCCTCGCGTTCATCTTCTCCTGGAACGACTTCAAGATGGCGCTCATCCTCTCCGACGGCGACAGCCGCACCCTGCCGGTCGCCGTCTTCAACTTCGTCCACGAGGCGTCCCTGGACTGGGGGCCGATGATGGCCTACGCCTCGATCATCATGCTGCCCGTCTTCGTCCTCACCCTCGCCGCGCAGCGGCACATCGTCACCGGAATGACGATGGGCAGCGTCAAGTGA
- a CDS encoding cyclase family protein, whose translation MVTKTINLTRPITTESPAGSLFPWEAPYRTEEIATLTYNGANLFHITMGSGSATRLLGPALGSPAGATTDQFPPERLVNRAAVVVDCPPGPDGEISADQVTAALAAADLRTGDAVVLVTGWGDDPARFTTEEFYLDSPHLSVEAARTLGELLGRNSSDLLLTDCVYLDRPGGEHARTEWTELRPWLRPVFPSDAAKTYLAHYRPEKVRQDWAATLALTGSVWTVAGLVGCGALSGRRVRLTLAPLPVQGVGEVPCTVVAQVSADDGAPAEPVFSSGDQT comes from the coding sequence ATGGTTACCAAGACGATCAACCTGACCCGCCCGATCACCACCGAGTCGCCGGCCGGCAGCCTCTTCCCGTGGGAGGCGCCGTACCGGACCGAGGAGATCGCGACGCTGACGTACAACGGCGCGAACCTCTTCCACATCACGATGGGCAGCGGCTCCGCGACCCGGCTGCTGGGACCGGCACTCGGCTCCCCGGCCGGCGCCACCACCGACCAGTTCCCGCCGGAGCGGCTGGTCAACCGGGCCGCGGTCGTCGTCGACTGCCCGCCCGGACCGGATGGCGAGATCTCCGCCGACCAGGTCACCGCGGCCCTGGCCGCCGCCGACCTGCGTACCGGTGACGCGGTCGTCCTCGTCACCGGCTGGGGCGACGACCCGGCCCGGTTCACCACCGAGGAGTTCTATCTCGACAGCCCGCACCTGAGCGTCGAGGCGGCCCGGACCCTCGGCGAACTCCTCGGCCGCAACTCGTCCGACCTGCTGCTCACCGACTGCGTCTATCTCGACCGGCCGGGCGGCGAGCACGCCCGCACCGAGTGGACCGAACTGCGGCCCTGGCTGCGTCCGGTCTTCCCGTCGGACGCCGCGAAGACCTACCTCGCCCACTACCGGCCGGAGAAGGTACGGCAGGACTGGGCCGCCACCCTGGCCCTGACCGGATCCGTCTGGACCGTCGCCGGCCTCGTCGGATGCGGTGCCCTCAGCGGGCGCCGGGTCCGGCTCACCCTCGCCCCGCTGCCCGTCCAGGGCGTCGGCGAGGTCCCCTGCACCGTGGTCGCCCAGGTCTCGGCCGACGACGGTGCCCCCGCAGAACCGGTCTTCTCGTCAGGAGATCAGACATGA
- a CDS encoding extracellular solute-binding protein, with product MKRSIARTVAIALTAALALTACGGGGGGNQGPEYTGDTFDWKRYDGQSIKVYVADTGQVESLRAGLAEFTELTGITVEIEGSDVTSYRQNLPVRLTSRASDFDVMATFPEVDGLQFAKNGWYTDLGPYLSNPGVTDPEYDFEDFGAGIRKAMTVEEQTVTVMWEMQTDLVYYRKDLLAKAGLPVPTTFAEWEAAAAAVHDPGNRTYGFALRGIPYQTTTPFSSFLYAHCGEWVTDGKAAINTPEALKAYEVYGQLGSKYGPPGIAGFDWPVPSQQFAQGNVFAFLDVNLFVKDLEDPTKSRVAGNVGYTTVPRADCDAAPFIGGWGYGINPFSEKGDAAWYFIQWATSKQMNLDLKLTGWPSPRGSAWESPEFKQADKTPEFTQVVLTSTETARARMNPPVTPGVEAREIAGLVANKGLEGQTGAELKRTADQQNEKLQGLLDAMR from the coding sequence ATGAAACGCTCGATAGCAAGAACCGTCGCCATAGCCCTGACCGCGGCCCTGGCCCTCACCGCCTGCGGCGGGGGCGGCGGCGGAAACCAGGGTCCGGAATACACCGGTGACACCTTCGACTGGAAGCGCTACGACGGTCAGTCGATCAAGGTGTACGTCGCCGACACCGGCCAGGTCGAGAGCCTGCGCGCCGGACTCGCCGAGTTCACCGAACTCACCGGCATCACCGTCGAGATCGAGGGCTCCGACGTCACCAGCTACCGGCAGAACCTGCCGGTCCGGCTCACCTCACGGGCCTCGGACTTCGACGTCATGGCGACCTTCCCCGAGGTCGACGGCCTGCAGTTCGCCAAGAACGGCTGGTACACCGACCTCGGCCCGTACCTGTCGAACCCGGGCGTGACCGACCCGGAGTACGACTTCGAGGACTTCGGCGCCGGCATCCGCAAGGCGATGACAGTCGAGGAACAGACCGTCACCGTCATGTGGGAGATGCAGACCGACCTGGTCTACTACCGCAAGGACCTGCTGGCGAAGGCCGGGCTTCCGGTGCCGACCACGTTCGCCGAGTGGGAGGCGGCCGCCGCGGCGGTGCACGACCCGGGCAACCGGACGTACGGCTTCGCGCTGCGCGGCATCCCGTACCAGACCACCACCCCGTTCTCGTCCTTCCTGTACGCGCACTGCGGCGAGTGGGTCACCGACGGCAAGGCGGCGATCAACACCCCCGAGGCGCTCAAGGCGTACGAGGTCTACGGCCAGCTCGGCAGCAAGTACGGCCCGCCCGGCATCGCCGGCTTCGACTGGCCCGTACCGTCGCAGCAGTTCGCGCAGGGCAACGTCTTCGCGTTCCTGGACGTGAACCTGTTCGTCAAGGACCTCGAGGACCCGACCAAGTCCCGGGTGGCCGGCAACGTCGGCTACACCACCGTCCCGCGCGCCGACTGCGACGCGGCGCCGTTCATCGGCGGCTGGGGCTACGGCATCAACCCCTTCTCAGAGAAGGGCGACGCCGCCTGGTACTTCATCCAGTGGGCCACCAGCAAGCAGATGAACCTCGACCTGAAGCTCACCGGCTGGCCCAGCCCGCGCGGTTCGGCGTGGGAGTCGCCGGAGTTCAAGCAGGCCGACAAGACGCCCGAGTTCACCCAGGTCGTACTCACCAGCACCGAGACGGCACGGGCCCGGATGAACCCGCCCGTGACCCCCGGTGTCGAGGCCCGCGAGATCGCCGGGCTGGTCGCCAACAAGGGCCTGGAGGGCCAGACCGGCGCCGAACTGAAGCGGACGGCGGACCAGCAGAACGAAAAGCTGCAGGGTCTGCTCGACGCGATGCGTTAG
- a CDS encoding cyclase family protein → MRTVNLTLPLYPFMPVGNVWAWDSPFQLTPVTTHERQGVATHQMSFHSEAGTRLMLGACYDDDAPRIHELDYGTLVNRETVVIDIPKQAGEEIEPDDIDRALVKDPDYRDGDAVLLRTGWGDDERYRAIGDEYATTSPHFSLDGAKRLAEVMTERGSDLMLTDCAYIGNLGEGFMFPEWASRKPWDRPPFPSQQARIYMRHYTPARGAGGGAPDWGSSVVLHLAMSPVAAVANCGALRSKRVRVTVLPLFLAGAEGAPCTVLAVDGDEAGDA, encoded by the coding sequence ATGAGAACAGTCAACCTGACACTGCCGCTCTATCCCTTCATGCCGGTCGGCAACGTGTGGGCCTGGGACTCCCCGTTCCAACTCACCCCGGTGACCACCCATGAGCGGCAGGGCGTGGCGACCCACCAGATGAGCTTCCACAGCGAGGCCGGGACGCGGCTCATGCTCGGCGCCTGCTACGACGACGACGCGCCCCGGATCCACGAACTCGACTACGGCACGCTGGTCAACCGCGAGACGGTCGTCATCGACATCCCGAAGCAGGCCGGCGAGGAGATCGAGCCCGACGACATCGACCGGGCCCTGGTCAAGGACCCCGACTACCGCGACGGCGACGCCGTGCTGCTGCGCACCGGGTGGGGCGACGACGAGCGCTACCGCGCCATCGGCGACGAGTACGCCACCACCAGCCCGCACTTCTCGCTCGACGGCGCCAAGCGGCTGGCCGAGGTGATGACCGAACGCGGTAGCGACCTGATGCTGACCGACTGCGCCTACATCGGCAACCTCGGCGAGGGCTTCATGTTCCCGGAGTGGGCGTCGCGCAAGCCGTGGGACCGCCCGCCGTTCCCGTCCCAGCAGGCCCGCATCTACATGCGGCACTACACCCCGGCGCGCGGTGCCGGCGGCGGCGCACCCGACTGGGGGTCGTCGGTCGTGCTGCACCTCGCGATGTCCCCGGTCGCCGCGGTCGCCAACTGCGGCGCCCTGCGTAGCAAGCGGGTACGGGTCACCGTCCTGCCGCTGTTCCTCGCCGGAGCCGAAGGGGCTCCGTGCACCGTACTGGCCGTGGACGGCGACGAGGCGGGAGACGCCTGA
- a CDS encoding PPC domain-containing DNA-binding protein: MTSTVPTVVSRAAGNGRVIAASIKPGAQLTDSIEQVCRDHGVHTAVILSVIGTIQEVYLRNPRDITTLPIHREHEFADEIDTVVLQRPMEILSIQGNVTTLDGKLWAHCHALFSEAGGNVRGGHVFRATIWSQGEVFLQELTDIRIDREYDREVTGLPQIRLHGCDAGPADGR; the protein is encoded by the coding sequence ATGACCAGCACCGTACCCACCGTCGTCAGCCGCGCCGCCGGCAACGGCCGGGTGATCGCCGCGAGCATCAAGCCCGGCGCCCAGTTGACCGACTCGATCGAGCAGGTCTGCCGCGACCACGGCGTGCACACCGCCGTCATCCTCTCGGTGATCGGCACCATCCAGGAGGTCTACCTGCGCAATCCGCGCGACATCACGACCCTGCCGATCCACCGCGAGCACGAGTTCGCCGACGAGATCGACACCGTCGTGCTCCAGCGCCCGATGGAGATCCTCTCCATCCAGGGCAACGTCACCACCCTCGACGGCAAGCTCTGGGCGCACTGCCACGCCCTGTTCTCCGAGGCCGGCGGCAACGTCCGCGGCGGCCACGTCTTCCGGGCCACCATCTGGAGCCAGGGCGAGGTCTTCCTCCAGGAGCTGACCGACATCCGCATCGACCGCGAGTACGACCGGGAGGTCACCGGCCTGCCGCAGATCCGCCTGCACGGCTGCGACGCGGGGCCCGCCGATGGCCGGTGA
- a CDS encoding carbohydrate ABC transporter permease: protein MAQTTESPPRPTPKAPAPQPAPRRRLLDVLDRYDRYILPAPALIVVVAMLAFPIGYTIYLSFHEWSGGLRPPEFVGLDNLTRSLTDGQFWGSIWRTVYFVTLSVGLQVVLGVGAALLFHQRFPGRGMARTLFMFPMIATPAAVALVWKMMFDPTIGILNYIVQSVGGPTLLWISDANLVIPALAIVDTWMWTPLVMLIVLAGLAALPQEPFEAAKVDGAGPIRTFVSVTLPLLSPVILVAALFRLIDAIKTFDIIKVITDGGPGTASETLNLYAFKQGLSYLHFGYGSMLLVWLTLLVFVVAIVFTRLRARTDQG from the coding sequence ATGGCCCAGACCACCGAAAGCCCACCACGGCCCACGCCGAAGGCTCCGGCCCCGCAGCCGGCCCCACGCCGCAGGCTGCTCGACGTCCTGGACCGCTACGACCGCTACATCCTGCCGGCGCCCGCGCTGATCGTCGTCGTGGCGATGCTGGCGTTCCCGATCGGCTACACCATCTATCTCAGCTTCCACGAGTGGTCCGGCGGCCTGCGCCCACCGGAGTTCGTCGGCCTCGACAACCTGACCCGGTCGCTGACCGACGGCCAGTTCTGGGGCAGCATCTGGCGCACCGTCTATTTCGTCACGCTCTCGGTCGGCCTGCAGGTCGTCCTCGGTGTCGGGGCGGCGCTGCTGTTCCACCAGCGGTTCCCCGGCCGCGGAATGGCCCGGACCCTCTTCATGTTCCCGATGATCGCGACGCCGGCCGCCGTCGCCCTCGTCTGGAAGATGATGTTCGACCCGACCATCGGCATCCTCAACTACATCGTGCAGTCCGTCGGCGGACCGACCCTGCTGTGGATCAGCGACGCCAACCTCGTCATCCCGGCACTGGCCATCGTGGACACCTGGATGTGGACGCCGCTGGTGATGCTGATCGTGCTGGCCGGGCTGGCCGCCCTGCCGCAGGAACCGTTCGAGGCCGCCAAGGTCGACGGCGCCGGACCGATCCGTACCTTCGTCAGTGTCACACTGCCGCTGCTGAGCCCGGTCATCCTCGTCGCCGCGCTCTTCCGGCTCATCGACGCCATCAAGACGTTCGACATCATCAAAGTCATCACCGACGGCGGTCCCGGCACCGCGTCGGAGACCCTCAACCTGTACGCCTTCAAGCAGGGCCTGTCTTACCTGCACTTCGGGTACGGGTCGATGCTGCTGGTCTGGCTGACCCTGCTGGTCTTCGTCGTCGCGATCGTCTTCACCCGCCTCCGGGCCCGTACCGACCAGGGGTGA
- a CDS encoding GntR family transcriptional regulator: protein MVKPAEPTSSVAALRVPQKIVLSESTYDVLRTAILDGTLAPGTRIVEEALARQLGVSRAPLREAIWLLKRDGLLVEESARTTRVVQLTEDDVHELHMIRTVLETLAYQQASPRLRPSDVAGLEDLIDQMHEASVAGDARRIADLDYRFHRALCEPCGLPRVMKAWDEQHVLFRMWLNMVGPTLGVQDIAEPHRILLDVVRAGDAEAISEQVIEHVYLVGGVMADQRRRWAAGQPRLSFPQGAAGH, encoded by the coding sequence ATGGTCAAGCCAGCCGAACCCACGTCGTCCGTCGCCGCGCTGCGGGTGCCGCAGAAGATCGTCCTGAGCGAGTCGACGTACGACGTGCTACGGACGGCGATCCTCGACGGCACCCTGGCACCGGGCACCCGCATCGTGGAGGAGGCGCTGGCCCGGCAGCTCGGCGTCAGCCGGGCCCCGCTGCGCGAGGCGATCTGGCTGCTGAAGCGCGACGGCCTGCTCGTCGAGGAGTCCGCGCGCACCACCCGCGTCGTCCAGCTCACCGAGGACGACGTCCACGAACTGCACATGATCCGGACGGTGCTGGAGACGTTGGCGTACCAGCAGGCGTCACCGCGCCTGCGACCGTCCGACGTGGCCGGCCTCGAGGACCTGATCGACCAGATGCACGAGGCGTCGGTGGCCGGGGACGCCCGCCGGATCGCCGACCTCGACTACCGCTTCCACCGTGCCCTCTGCGAGCCGTGCGGCCTGCCCCGGGTCATGAAGGCCTGGGACGAGCAGCACGTGCTGTTCCGCATGTGGCTCAACATGGTCGGCCCCACCCTCGGCGTGCAGGACATCGCGGAACCGCACCGGATCCTGCTCGACGTGGTCCGCGCCGGCGACGCCGAGGCCATCTCCGAGCAGGTCATCGAACACGTCTATCTGGTCGGCGGAGTGATGGCCGACCAGCGTCGCCGCTGGGCGGCCGGACAGCCCCGGCTGTCCTTCCCGCAGGGCGCCGCCGGCCACTGA